The Leclercia sp. S52 genome has a segment encoding these proteins:
- the tsaA gene encoding tRNA (N6-threonylcarbamoyladenosine(37)-N6)-methyltransferase TrmO — protein sequence MSAFQFEQIGVIRSPYKEKFAVPRQPGLVKSGGGELHLLAPYNQADAVRGLEAFSHLWVLFIFHQTMAGGWRPTVRPPRLGGNARMGVFATRSTFRPNPVGMSLVELKGIRCQKDQVILELGSLDLVDGTPVVDIKPYLPFAEAVPDARASYAQQAPQADMPVYFTDELAPRLVELEKRYPRLRDFIVEVLAQDPRPAYRKEEETGKTYAVLLLDFNVRWRVTAVGFEVFALEPQ from the coding sequence ATGAGTGCATTCCAGTTCGAGCAGATAGGCGTTATCCGCTCGCCCTATAAAGAGAAGTTTGCCGTACCCCGCCAGCCCGGGCTGGTAAAAAGCGGTGGCGGCGAACTTCACTTGCTTGCCCCGTATAATCAGGCCGATGCCGTGCGCGGACTGGAAGCGTTTAGCCACCTGTGGGTGTTGTTTATCTTTCATCAGACCATGGCAGGCGGCTGGCGACCCACCGTGCGCCCGCCTCGTCTCGGCGGTAATGCCAGGATGGGGGTATTTGCCACGCGCTCGACCTTCCGCCCGAACCCTGTCGGGATGTCGCTCGTGGAGCTGAAAGGCATTCGCTGTCAGAAGGATCAGGTGATCCTTGAGCTTGGCAGTCTGGATCTGGTCGACGGTACGCCGGTGGTGGATATCAAACCCTATCTGCCCTTTGCCGAAGCGGTGCCGGATGCGCGTGCCAGCTATGCCCAGCAGGCCCCGCAGGCGGATATGCCCGTTTACTTTACCGACGAGCTGGCTCCCCGGTTAGTTGAGCTGGAAAAGCGCTACCCTCGCCTGCGTGATTTTATCGTTGAGGTGCTGGCGCAGGATCCCCGTCCGGCCTACCGAAAAGAGGAAGAGACCGGGAAAACCTACGCCGTTCTGCTGCTGGATTTTAACGTTCGCTGGCGCGTCACGGCGGTGGGCTTCGAAGTGTTTGCCCTCGAGCCGCAGTAA
- the proS gene encoding proline--tRNA ligase: MRTSQYLLSTLKETPADAEVISHQLMLRAGMIRKLASGLYTWLPTGLRVLRKVENIVREEMDNAGAIEVSMPVVQPADLWAESGRWEQYGPELLRFVDRGERPFVLGPTHEEVITDLIRNELSSYKQLPLNFYQIQTKFRDEVRPRFGVMRSREFLMKDAYSFHTSQESLQETYDKMYDAYSKIFTRMGLDFRAVQADTGSIGGSASHEFQVLAQSGEDDVIFSDTSDYAANIEFAEALAPTTPRAAATEEMKVVDTPNAKTIAELVEQFNLPVEKTVKTLLVKAVEGSSYPLVALLVRGDHELNEVKAEKLPQVASPLTFATEAEIRAVVNAGPGSLGPVNMPVPVVIDRTVAAMSDFSAGANVDGKHFFGINWDRDVATPEVADIRNVVAGDPSPDGQGVLQIKRGIEVGHIFQLGTKYSQALNASVQGEDGRNQILTMGCYGIGVTRVVAAAIEQNHDERGIVWPDNIAPFQVAILPMNMHKSYRVQELAEKLYSELRAQGIEVLMDDRKERPGVMFADMELIGIPHTVVIGDRNLDNEEIEYKHRRNGEKQMIKTGDVLDYLVKAIKG, encoded by the coding sequence ATGCGTACTAGCCAATATCTGCTCTCCACCCTGAAGGAGACACCTGCCGACGCCGAAGTTATCAGCCACCAGCTGATGCTGCGCGCCGGGATGATCCGCAAGCTGGCCTCCGGGTTGTATACCTGGTTGCCGACCGGCCTGCGCGTCCTGAGAAAAGTCGAGAACATCGTGCGTGAAGAGATGGATAACGCCGGTGCCATTGAGGTGTCCATGCCCGTGGTTCAGCCCGCAGATCTGTGGGCTGAGAGCGGCCGTTGGGAGCAGTACGGCCCGGAGCTGCTGCGCTTTGTTGACCGCGGCGAGCGTCCGTTTGTTCTGGGTCCGACGCATGAAGAAGTGATCACCGACCTGATCCGTAACGAGCTGAGCTCTTACAAGCAGCTGCCGCTGAACTTCTATCAGATCCAGACCAAGTTCCGTGACGAAGTGCGCCCGCGTTTTGGCGTGATGCGCTCCCGCGAGTTCCTGATGAAGGATGCATACTCCTTCCATACCTCACAGGAATCTCTGCAGGAGACCTATGACAAGATGTACGACGCGTACAGCAAAATCTTCACCCGTATGGGTCTGGATTTCCGTGCTGTGCAGGCCGATACCGGTTCCATCGGCGGTAGCGCATCTCATGAATTCCAGGTGCTGGCGCAGAGCGGCGAAGACGACGTGATCTTCTCTGATACCTCTGACTACGCGGCCAACATCGAGTTTGCTGAAGCCCTGGCGCCAACAACGCCACGCGCAGCAGCAACGGAAGAGATGAAAGTCGTTGATACGCCGAACGCCAAAACCATCGCCGAGCTGGTTGAGCAGTTCAATCTGCCGGTTGAAAAAACCGTGAAAACCCTGCTGGTGAAAGCGGTTGAAGGCAGCAGCTACCCGCTGGTTGCCCTGCTGGTTCGTGGCGATCACGAGCTGAACGAAGTGAAAGCCGAAAAACTGCCTCAGGTTGCCAGCCCGCTGACCTTCGCAACCGAAGCGGAAATCCGCGCGGTGGTGAATGCCGGCCCAGGCTCCCTCGGCCCGGTCAATATGCCGGTCCCGGTCGTGATCGACCGTACCGTTGCGGCGATGAGCGATTTCTCTGCCGGTGCCAACGTGGATGGTAAGCACTTCTTTGGCATTAACTGGGATCGCGACGTGGCGACCCCGGAAGTGGCTGACATTCGTAACGTGGTCGCAGGCGATCCAAGCCCGGATGGCCAGGGTGTGCTGCAGATCAAACGCGGTATCGAAGTGGGTCACATCTTCCAGCTGGGCACCAAGTACTCCCAGGCGCTGAACGCATCGGTTCAGGGCGAAGATGGCCGTAACCAGATCCTGACCATGGGCTGCTACGGTATCGGGGTAACACGCGTGGTGGCGGCTGCGATTGAGCAGAACCACGACGAACGCGGTATCGTCTGGCCGGACAACATTGCGCCGTTCCAGGTGGCGATCCTGCCAATGAACATGCACAAGTCCTACCGCGTGCAGGAGCTGGCCGAGAAGCTCTACAGCGAGCTGCGTGCCCAGGGTATCGAAGTGCTGATGGACGATCGTAAAGAGCGTCCGGGCGTGATGTTTGCTGATATGGAACTGATCGGTATTCCTCACACCGTGGTCATTGGCG